The following is a genomic window from Geobacillus subterraneus.
GGGCCATAACCATAAAGTGATGCTGTCGGCGCATCCGACGTACGCCCGCGTCCATTTGACAAACGAAACGTACAACAACCCATCCGAGCCGCCGATGTTTTGCATGCGGCTGCGCAAACAGTTGGAAGGAAGCGTCATCGAAGCGGTCCGCCAAGTCGATTTTGACCGCATCATCGTCATAGACACAAAAGGCCGCGACGAACTCGGCGACGTGCAGACAAAGCGGCTCATCATTGAAGTGATGGGCCGCCATAGCAACATCATCCTCGTTGATGCATCGACCGACACGATCATCGACAGCTTGAAACATTTGCCGCCGTCGGTCAACCGCTACCGGACGGTGCTTCCCGGGCATCCGTACGTCGCCCCACCGACGCACGGCAAGCTGAACCCGCTTGAGGCGACGGAAGAAATGGTGCTGAAAAAAATCGACTTTCACGCCGGCAAGCTCGCCCATCAGCTTGTTTCCGCCTTCAGCGGCATTTCGCCGCTATTTGCCAATGAGGCGGTGTTCCGCGCTGGACTCGCCAACCGGACGACGCTGCCGAAAAGCTTCCTCGCGCTCATCGATGACGTTCGGCGCCGCCGCTTTGCCCCGATGATGTACACGAACGGGGAAAAAGAATGGTTTTACGTTTTGCCGCTTAAGCACTTAAAAATCGAAGGCCAACCGTTTACGAGTGCAAGCGAGCTATTGGACCGCTTTTATTTCGGCAAGGCCGAGCGCGACCGCGTCAAGCAGCAAGCTCATGACATCGAGCGTCTCATGGCGAACGAAAAGGCGAAAAACGAGAAAAAGCTCCTAAAGCTCGAACAGACGCTCGAAGAAGCAAAGAAAGCCGACGTTTATCGACTGTACGGCGAACTGCTCACCGCCCATTTGTACGCCATAAAGCGCGGCATGACGGAAATCGAGGTCGCAAACTACTACGACGAAAACGGAGGCACCATCACCATTCCGCTCGACCCGCAAAAATCGCCGTCCGAGAACGCGCAACAGTACTTTCAAAAATACCAAAAAGCGAAAAACTCGTTCGCCGTCGTTCAAGAACAAATCGAGCGGACGAAAGAAGACATCGCCTATTGCGACACGATTTTAAGCCAGCTTGAAACCGCCTCGCCGAAAGATGTCGAGGAAATCCGCGACGAGCTCATTGAACAAGGCTATTTGCGCCCGCGCGCGGCGAAAGGAGCAAAAAAGCGCAAACCAACCGCACCCGAGCTTGACCGCTACGTCGCAAGCGACGGCACGGAAATACTCGTTGGCAAAAACAACAAACAAAACGATTATCTCACAACAAAGCTGGCCCATAAGGACGATGTTTGGCTGCATGTGAAAAACATTCCCGGCTCGCACGTCGTCATCCGGAACAAGCAGCCGTCTGACGAGACGCTCTTGGAAGCGGCGAATCTTGCCGCCTACTTCAGCAAAGCGCGCCATTCCGGCTCCGTGCCTGTCGACTACACGCGCATCCGCTATGTAAAAAAACCGAGCGGCGCCAAGCCGGGATTTGTCATTTACGAAAACGAGCAAACGCTCTACGTCACACCGGATGAAGAACTCGTCCGCACCATGAAACAGAGGCAAAAAGAACAAGCGGCGAAACGGTCGTAAACAAAGAATGTCCCTATAGCCATGATTGTCTTGATATGGTAATGTTTCTCCTTGAGAAACGATTCCGAGAAGCGGTTGCGCGAGTTAAATCCGCCACATCCCGGCCGGAACTTTTTTCAATGTTTAGGATCCGGCGTCGATTCGTAGCATAAACCATCCCGCCGCTATGGGGAGCGGCGGGCTCTATTCGTTACCGCGCGTTATTTCACCTGTACGACAATGGAACCCGGCAGCCAGTCATGCCGAATCACCATGATCAGCTGCTCCGCGCTCTTCGGCACCTCAAACGTCAACAGCACTTGCGCTTTCCCCGGCGCTTGAATTTCGAATTGACCGATCCAATTCTTGTTTTCGACCACCTCTATCTTTTTTGCTCATCTACAGTTCAATATTGCTTTTTTATTAGGTATGTTATCATCCAAAAAACACACGGAGTATACACAAATAGAAATACATTATAGGCTACCCGTGGTGCTAGATAAACTTGAGCAAGCATAAAAATAGCCCTTGCTGGCGGATCTCCTGTAGAATGAAAGTGCGACCTGCCATTCGAAAGGAGAATCCCCATGCAAGAGCACTTTCATTTTACTACAGATCAAGCAAAGATTCAAAAGCAATATGCCGCCATTTTCGTTTTTGTTTCTGCTCAACTTTCATGCATTCAGGTGCATCTTCATCGTCGAAATCGCCATTTGGTCAAGCAAGAGGACGCTGTCATCATCGCCATTCATCTTTTAGGAAAGCTGCTCGGTTTTACTTCTGAACGGGCGTGGTATCGTTTTGTCACGGGAAATTTGTTCACAAACGGCTCGTTTCTTGAACGCTCCCGATACAACCGCCGTTGCCGGGCGCTTGGCTTCGCTATCAAATGGATCCGCCATGAGCTGGCAAAACGCGGCCAACATCATGCCTATGCCGTCGTGGACAGCTTGCCGCTCCCATTGTGCCATACGGCAAGAATGCATCGCGTCAAACGGTTTCAAGAGATCGCCGACATCGGGTATTGCGCTTCCAAAAAGCAATGGTACTACGGGTTGAAGCTGCACCTTCAAGTGACCGATCAAGGGCTGCCGATGGGGTATGTGGTGACGGAAGCATCTTGCCACGATCGAATCGCAGCCGAAAGCGTGATGACTCAAATTCCTCATCCCTATAACTTTGGGGACAAAGGATTCATTAGCCGTGACTTGCAAAAAAGGCTGTACGAAGAATACCAAATGGCGCTTTGGACTCCGTCTCGAAAAAACCAGAAACATCGTGCGTCTGAGACATGGGAGCAGTGGATCCAACAAAAACGCAAAGTGATCGAGACGGTGTTCTCGGTTCTGGTTGACCACTATCGCATCACGGGGATCCGAGCCAATTCGATTATCGGATTTGAAGTGGCGTTAGACGGTATATTGTTAGCCTATTCCCTGGTTACACTTGGGCTAGTTGAGCGCTAAAGCTCAACTAGCACCACGGGTTATAGGCTATTTCTGGCTCCGCCATATATATTATTTTATCTACTCCAAAACTGATTCCCCAATATATTATTACGACAATAAAATAGGCTATGGCATGAAGGAGAAATGATATAACAACATTCCTTTGATTGAATCTTTGTAATACATAGTCTATAAGTAAAGAGATCGGTATACCGAATAAAATAACTAACGGAAGCACACATATAGAGTAGATTAAGGACTTGATAAGAACTTCGAATAGTCCCTCTACAATATTTAATTCGTTTGATACGATTCCACCTTTGGACTCAATTAGATAATATAAAAAACCTGAATTGATTGAGGTTAGTATTCCTGATATCACTTTGATCTTTATATCCCTAAACAATGAAATCCTCCTTATCTTACAGTCTGTAGATGAGCATTTTTCATTACAGTCATTTCCATTCCCTAAGAGACAAACAGGGTACCTCCCATAGTCATCAAGTCATCACTAGTTCGATTGACTTTGTCCGTTCTATCGCCATTTCCGTCATCATCGAAGGCGATGGAAGTCCCGTTCGCCAATAACACATGACAAAAGCGCGAACCTCACATTTCGCACCCTAACAAGGTCAAAACAAAGGATTTTTTATTTAGTTTTTCAGAATAACTTTTTGACCAACACAACGAGCGATGGCAATCCTTTTTTTACCATCGCTGGTCGTTCCGTATCACGTTACACGTAGATGCTCTCATCCATGCCCAATCCCTGCAGAATCCTTCGCTGATCAGGGGTAAGGGAGCGATCCAGTGAGCGTTGGATGCGCCCATCCGGCAGCTTGAACAGGACGACGTTCACATATTGAAACAGCTGAAAAATCGCCTGTCCCGTCGGCCGGGTCAGCTTGCGGCCTCCAGGACCCTTCAACGGGTGTTCTGGAGTAATAAACTGACGCACTCGGCGCTGAAAAACGCGGTAAATCGCCAAGGCCAACAGAAACAAATAGCCTAATACTGCGACCCGTTCTGGTTTTTTGACGTAAATCTCATCCGTGAAAAACGGATCTTTCAAAAAAGCGAAGTTCATTTCCACCGAGATCTGCCCTTTATACAGCTTCAAGATCTCTTGGGCATCCATGGGTTGGCCCTTCCATTCCTTCGGAACGGTCGTGACAAGGACAAACCGGGACGCTTTCCGTCTTGCCTGTTCCCACGCGTCTTGGTCGAATTCGACGTCAAGGTGCAAGAAATACAGCGTCTCCACCTCGGGTTCCGCCCCTTTTTTCGGCCGTCCGCGCCGTTTTTTCAGGCGTACGGTCTCTTCGACCGCGGCCTCAACCCGATGAAACCGGGGGCGAAGGGACGCCTTGAGGGACGCCAAGGCTTGTTCGGCATCTTCCCGGCAGGAGAAGGGGTGACGCTCCCAACGGGCTTGTTCCTCGCGAAGAAGCTCCGCTTCTTTGGTTCGTTCTTTTTCAAGCGTCTTTCCTTTTCGCTGGTCGAGCGCGCTCGATTCAACAACGATCAGCCGAACGGGGTGGCCTTCATACGTCGAGGCCGTTTCCCATACCCGGTACGTGGCGCCGTTTCTCTCCGCCAACGTAAAGGGATCGCTCCACGTCGTGTCCTCAGCATCCGCTTCGGCCAGCGCGGTTTTCACGATCCGGAGCGACGAAGGGCCTCTGGTGATCAAAAAGGCGTTGGCCGCTTTGGTTTGCGCCAGGGTCTCTTTCGTCATCGCGGCGGAATCGGCCACGTAAATCCATTCGTCTTCGATTTTGGCCTGCTTCAGCTGTTCATGGACACGAGACAGCACCTCGGGATTCCATGTTTTATCGGGCAGGTTGCCATCGTGCACATCGCCGTAAAACGGGATGCCGTCCTCGTTGCCGACCAGTCCGAAACCGATCTGTTTTTGCCAACGATGATGGCGGTTGTAGCCATGTGTGATTTGTAAGGCCTCTAACGAGGCCGATTCATACGCGCCGTAAACGGTCTTGTCCGTCGTATCGGCGTGGAAGGCTCGGAGGGAAAGGCCTTCTTTGCGATAAATATGAATCAAGCAAGTGCTGATGACGTTGTGAATGCCAGCCTCATACAGGCGATCGAGATGACGGGCCAACGCATCGTCGTTCAACCAGGAAGGATGGAGATCGGGACGGATGAGTTTCTCACAATCGACCTCCTGAGCCCAATGTTCCAAGTGAACAAGGGCTTGCCGGCCGTCAAACACATTGTAGAGGATGGCCTGAACGGCATCGCTGACTCGCGTTTGGCACTGCGGATCGACGGGCACGAGATGGTCAATCAATTGAGGCAGACCCAGTTTCTTGAATAGGGCACTTATTATATTCAAATAAGAATTGCGATAGACCTTTTTGACTTGAACGTTCATAAGAGAAAAACTCCTTTACGTTCCTTGTGTGTCAAGGATTCATTCGACATCGGAACGAAAAAATCCTCCCGATTTTCGTCGAGAGGGTGCGAAATGTGAGGCGAACCATCCTTTGGTCCGCGCTCCTCTTTTTCTCTTTTAGCTCCCCCACTCCTCCGGATTCTCCCGCCATTTTCGCAATGTCGCCAGATCGTGTTCGCTGACGGCGCCAAGGCGAACGGCCGTTTCGATGAGGGTGTTGTAGTCCGTAAGCGTGTAGGCAGGCAAATTCTCTTCGGCAAACGCCTGTTTCGCTTTTTCGAGCCCGTATGTGAAAATGGCGGCGACGCCCAGCACCTCGCAGCCCGCCTCTTTCAAGGCGCGGACGGCCGCAAGCGAGCTGCCGCCCGTCGAGATCAAGTCTTCGATAACGACCACGCGCTGGCCCGGTTCGGCTTTGCCTTCAATTTGTTTTCCTTTGCCGTGCGCTTTCGCCTGGCTGCGGACGTAGCACATCGGCAGCTCAAGCCGCTCGCTCACCCAGGCGGCGTGCGGGATGCCGGCGGTCGCTGTGCCGGCGATGAGATCTGCCTCAGGGAAATGGGTGCGGATGAGTTCGGCGAGGCCGTCGGCGATCGTGCGGCGCACGTCGGGGTAAGCGAGCGTCAGGCGGTTGTCGCAATAAATCGGCGATTTCAAGCCCGAAGACCATGTAAACGGCTCGTTCGGCTGCAGGGCGACCGCCCCGATTTGAAGCAGTTTGGCGGCGATGTCGTGTTTCATCCTATTTCGCGCAGGAGACTCCCACTTCAACGACCAAAGGGAGTAAGTGGGAGAGGAATGCGCGTTCCCCCCTTTCTTTTGTGTATGATATAATAAAGGCGTGGAGAAAACCGTTCAATAAAGGCACTCCAATCACGGCTACTCGATGTATGGAGTTGGTTACAGGAAACGTTGTAACCGTAAAACATCGAGCGTAGGTCCGTCTGTTGTGTGTGGAAGCCAAGTACTGCCAACAGACACACCGAGAGAATCGGTAACGATGCAGGCATGACCTGCGTCGTTGGGTAGTCGTCAACCTGCCCCCTGATGCAACCCCAAGTCAAGGAAGGAGGACGAAGTCCGTTTGCACTTCTGGGGAGTTGCAAGCCCCCACTTCAAGCGTTAGCTAAGTGGGGGTAGTTGACTCTCTCTCTCCTCCGTTCCATTCGTGTTGCAGGCGGGCATACGCCCCGAGCGGATCGGCGGCGCGGGTGAGGCTGCGGCCGACGACGATGTAGTCAGAACCAAGCGCACGCGCTTTCCTTGGGGTGACGACGCGCACTTGGTCGTGCGCCGCATCATCAGCAAAGCGGATGCCCGGGGTGACGGCAAGGAACGAGGCGCCGCACCGTTCTTTGATGAGCGGCGCTTCGTTCGCTGAACAGACGACGCCGTCAAGGCCGCTTTCTTTCGCCAAGGCGGCGTAATGGGCGACTGTTTCCACAAGCGGGCGGGAAATCCACAGCTCCTCATGAAGCATTCGCTCGTCCGTGCTTGTCAGCTGGGTGACGGCGATGCAGCGCGGTCGGGCGGCGCCGCTTGGCGTGCCGGCGTCAAGCCCCTCGATCGCCGCTTCCATCATGCGCCGGCCGCCGGCGGCGTGGACGTTCACCAAATCGGCGCCGACACGGGCGAGCCCTTTCATCGCCTGTTTCACCGTATTTGGGATGTCATGCAGTTTTAAGTCTAAAAAGACGGCATGTCCTTGTTCTTTGAGAAACGCGACGATGGCTGGACCTTCCTGATAGTACAGCTCCATGCCGACTTTGACGAACAGCGGCGTTCCGGCAAACGGCCGCAAAAACCGCTCCACCTCTTGTTTTGATGGGAAATCAAGCGCGACAATGAACGGCGTGTGCACTGGTTTTCCAGCTCCTTCCTATGCATTCGGAAATGTGGCCGATCCCGAGGTCGTCCAACAGCGCCGGCAGGTCGTTGATGATCGTCGGGCAGACGAACGGATCGACGAAGTTGGCTGTGCCGACCGCAACCGCGCTCGCGCCGGCGTAGAAAAACTCGAGCACGTCTTCCGCCGTTTGCACGCCGCCCATGCCGATGATCGGAATCGACACCGCTTGGCTCACTTCGTAAATCATGCGGATGGCGATCGGTTTGACCGCCGGGCCGGATAAGCCGCCGGTGCCGTTGGCCAAAACGGGCCGGCCTGTTTTCACGTCGATGCGCATGCCGACGAGCGTGTTGATCATCGTCAAGCCGTCAGCGCCCGCTTGTTCAATGGCTTTCGCCATCGCGACGATGTCCGTCACGTTAGGCGACAGCTTCACATACACTGGGACAGCCGACACTTCCTTGACAAGCCGCGTCAGCTCGGCGGCCACGTCCGGCACGGTGCCGAAGGTGATGCCGCCTTTTTTCACGTTCGGGCAAGAAATGTTGAGCTCTAACGCATGGACATTGGGCGCTTTGGAAATCGCTTCGGCTACCTCGACGTACTCTTCCACCGTCGAGCCAGCGATGTTGGCGATGATCGGTACGTCAAACTGTTCAAGCCACGGCAGTTCTTCTTCGAGCACTTTGTCAAGGCCGGGGTTTTGCAGGCCGATGGCGTTTAACATCCCGCCCGGCGTTTCTGCCACCCTTGGTGTCGGGTTGCCAAAGCGCGGCTCTTTTGTCGTCGCCTTGATCATCATGGCGCCTAACACGCTTAAATCGTAAAACCGGGCGTACTCGCGGCCAAATCCAAAACAGCCGGACGCCGGCATGATCGGGTTTTTGAGCGAAAGACCCGGCAGTTCGACCGCAAGCCGGTTCATAGCACCACCTCCCCGGCCCGAAACACCGGGCCGTCGCTGCATACTTTTTTATACGCCGTCTCGCTCCCTGGCACATGGCAGACGCAGGCGAAACACGCCCCGACGCCGCAGCCCATCCGCTCCTCGAGCGACACGTACACCGGCCGGTTCGGAAACCGTTCCGCAAGCGCCCGAAGCATCGACTTCGGGCCGCAGGCGTACAACACGTCAAACTCAAGCGAGCGCGCTTCGATCACATCGGTGACGCGCCCGGCCGTTCCGTGCGAGCCGTCATCGGTCGCGACATGCGTCTCGCCGAACGCGGCAAATTCCTCTTCGTAAAAGACCGCCGCTTTCGTTTGGAACCCGAGCACGCTCACCACTTTGACGCCGCGCTTTGTGAGCTGTTTCGCCAGTTCATAGAGCGGCGGGACGCCGATGCCGCCGCCGACTAGCAGCGCCCGGCTGCCCGCCGGCGCTGCCTCGAGCGGAAAGCCGTTGCCGAGCGGGCCGAGCACATCGACCGTGTCGCCCGGCTGTTTTTGCGCCAACAGCGCCGTGCCTTTCCCTTCCTGGCGGTAAATGATCGTGCATTGCCCCTGCTTGTGGTCGATATGGCAAAGGCTGAGCGGGCGGCGCAGGAGCGGATCGGCGGATGCGGCCACTTTCACATGAACGAACTGGCCCGGTTGGCGCATCTCTTGCACGAGGCGGCCTGAAAGCGTCAATTCATACGTCCGCTCGGCGATCAACCGCTGGCTTGCGACCGTCATTCGTTCGCGGCCGATCATGACCGCACCAGCCCTTCCGTCATCGCCGTCGTTGAAAACGTCATCGATTCGAGCACTTGCAGCATCGCCCGGGCCGTATCGAGCGACGTCAAGCACGGGATGCCGTTTTCGACCGCTTCGCGGCGGATGCGGAAGCCGTCGCTTTCCGGCTGCTTTCCTTTCGTCAGCGTATTGATGACGACTTGCGCCCTCCCTTGGCGGATGACATCCAAAATGTTCGGTGACGCCGAGTGGATTTTATTGACGACCGTCACCGGAATGCCGGCCGCTTTCAACGTTTCCGCCGTGCCGTTCGTCGCCAACAGCTGGTAGCCGATGTCGGCAAAGCGGCGCGCCAGCTCGACCGCTTCTTCTTTGTCTTTGTCGGCCACCGTCAACAGCACCGCCCCATGCGGCTGGATATGGATGCCCGAGGCGACAAGCCCCTTATAGAGCGCTTTTTCAAACGTCACGTCCTTGCCGATCACTTCGCCGGTCGATTTCATTTCCGGGCCGAGCGAAATGTCGACGTTGCGCAATTTCGCAAACGAGAACACCGGCACTTTCACGTACACGCCGGGGCGCACCGGGCAGACGCCCGTCTCATAGCCCATCTCGGCGAGCTTCGTCCCTAAAATGGCTTTCGTGGCGAGATTCGCCATCGGCACGCCGGTGATTTTGCTTAAAAACGGCACCGTGCGGCTTGAGCGCGGGTTCACTTCCAAGACGTAGACATCGCTTCCCGAGACGACAAACTGAATGTTCAACAGCCCGACAATATGCAGCCCGCGCGCCAGTCGGATCGTGTAATCCGCGATCTTGTCGATCACTTCCGCGCTTAATGTCTGGGGCGGGTAGACGGCAATCGAATCGCCGGAATGGACGCCGGCCCGCTCGATATGTTCCATGATCCCGGGGATGACGACCGTCTCGCCGTCGGCGATGGCAT
Proteins encoded in this region:
- a CDS encoding dihydroorotate dehydrogenase electron transfer subunit — translated: MIGRERMTVASQRLIAERTYELTLSGRLVQEMRQPGQFVHVKVAASADPLLRRPLSLCHIDHKQGQCTIIYRQEGKGTALLAQKQPGDTVDVLGPLGNGFPLEAAPAGSRALLVGGGIGVPPLYELAKQLTKRGVKVVSVLGFQTKAAVFYEEEFAAFGETHVATDDGSHGTAGRVTDVIEARSLEFDVLYACGPKSMLRALAERFPNRPVYVSLEERMGCGVGACFACVCHVPGSETAYKKVCSDGPVFRAGEVVL
- a CDS encoding IS982 family transposase; the protein is MQEHFHFTTDQAKIQKQYAAIFVFVSAQLSCIQVHLHRRNRHLVKQEDAVIIAIHLLGKLLGFTSERAWYRFVTGNLFTNGSFLERSRYNRRCRALGFAIKWIRHELAKRGQHHAYAVVDSLPLPLCHTARMHRVKRFQEIADIGYCASKKQWYYGLKLHLQVTDQGLPMGYVVTEASCHDRIAAESVMTQIPHPYNFGDKGFISRDLQKRLYEEYQMALWTPSRKNQKHRASETWEQWIQQKRKVIETVFSVLVDHYRITGIRANSIIGFEVALDGILLAYSLVTLGLVER
- the pyrE gene encoding orotate phosphoribosyltransferase; the protein is MKHDIAAKLLQIGAVALQPNEPFTWSSGLKSPIYCDNRLTLAYPDVRRTIADGLAELIRTHFPEADLIAGTATAGIPHAAWVSERLELPMCYVRSQAKAHGKGKQIEGKAEPGQRVVVIEDLISTGGSSLAAVRALKEAGCEVLGVAAIFTYGLEKAKQAFAEENLPAYTLTDYNTLIETAVRLGAVSEHDLATLRKWRENPEEWGS
- a CDS encoding dihydroorotate dehydrogenase; amino-acid sequence: MNRLAVELPGLSLKNPIMPASGCFGFGREYARFYDLSVLGAMMIKATTKEPRFGNPTPRVAETPGGMLNAIGLQNPGLDKVLEEELPWLEQFDVPIIANIAGSTVEEYVEVAEAISKAPNVHALELNISCPNVKKGGITFGTVPDVAAELTRLVKEVSAVPVYVKLSPNVTDIVAMAKAIEQAGADGLTMINTLVGMRIDVKTGRPVLANGTGGLSGPAVKPIAIRMIYEVSQAVSIPIIGMGGVQTAEDVLEFFYAGASAVAVGTANFVDPFVCPTIINDLPALLDDLGIGHISECIGRSWKTSAHAVHCRA
- a CDS encoding Rqc2 family fibronectin-binding protein, with amino-acid sequence MSFDGVFTYAIVGELEEALAGGRITKIHQPSAYEIVLLVRARGHNHKVMLSAHPTYARVHLTNETYNNPSEPPMFCMRLRKQLEGSVIEAVRQVDFDRIIVIDTKGRDELGDVQTKRLIIEVMGRHSNIILVDASTDTIIDSLKHLPPSVNRYRTVLPGHPYVAPPTHGKLNPLEATEEMVLKKIDFHAGKLAHQLVSAFSGISPLFANEAVFRAGLANRTTLPKSFLALIDDVRRRRFAPMMYTNGEKEWFYVLPLKHLKIEGQPFTSASELLDRFYFGKAERDRVKQQAHDIERLMANEKAKNEKKLLKLEQTLEEAKKADVYRLYGELLTAHLYAIKRGMTEIEVANYYDENGGTITIPLDPQKSPSENAQQYFQKYQKAKNSFAVVQEQIERTKEDIAYCDTILSQLETASPKDVEEIRDELIEQGYLRPRAAKGAKKRKPTAPELDRYVASDGTEILVGKNNKQNDYLTTKLAHKDDVWLHVKNIPGSHVVIRNKQPSDETLLEAANLAAYFSKARHSGSVPVDYTRIRYVKKPSGAKPGFVIYENEQTLYVTPDEELVRTMKQRQKEQAAKRS
- the pyrF gene encoding orotidine-5'-phosphate decarboxylase; this translates as MHTPFIVALDFPSKQEVERFLRPFAGTPLFVKVGMELYYQEGPAIVAFLKEQGHAVFLDLKLHDIPNTVKQAMKGLARVGADLVNVHAAGGRRMMEAAIEGLDAGTPSGAARPRCIAVTQLTSTDERMLHEELWISRPLVETVAHYAALAKESGLDGVVCSANEAPLIKERCGASFLAVTPGIRFADDAAHDQVRVVTPRKARALGSDYIVVGRSLTRAADPLGAYARLQHEWNGGERESTTPT
- a CDS encoding IS1634 family transposase, with the protein product MNVQVKKVYRNSYLNIISALFKKLGLPQLIDHLVPVDPQCQTRVSDAVQAILYNVFDGRQALVHLEHWAQEVDCEKLIRPDLHPSWLNDDALARHLDRLYEAGIHNVISTCLIHIYRKEGLSLRAFHADTTDKTVYGAYESASLEALQITHGYNRHHRWQKQIGFGLVGNEDGIPFYGDVHDGNLPDKTWNPEVLSRVHEQLKQAKIEDEWIYVADSAAMTKETLAQTKAANAFLITRGPSSLRIVKTALAEADAEDTTWSDPFTLAERNGATYRVWETASTYEGHPVRLIVVESSALDQRKGKTLEKERTKEAELLREEQARWERHPFSCREDAEQALASLKASLRPRFHRVEAAVEETVRLKKRRGRPKKGAEPEVETLYFLHLDVEFDQDAWEQARRKASRFVLVTTVPKEWKGQPMDAQEILKLYKGQISVEMNFAFLKDPFFTDEIYVKKPERVAVLGYLFLLALAIYRVFQRRVRQFITPEHPLKGPGGRKLTRPTGQAIFQLFQYVNVVLFKLPDGRIQRSLDRSLTPDQRRILQGLGMDESIYV